The proteins below are encoded in one region of Xenopus laevis strain J_2021 chromosome 8L, Xenopus_laevis_v10.1, whole genome shotgun sequence:
- the abcf1.L gene encoding ATP-binding cassette sub-family F member 1 isoform X4 codes for MPRGGKHEVEDEEVEEKGKESEKVVKKGKKDKKGKKSFFEELSADNKQAQEEEAAKELEKEKELQQQQQKKREKKKKDRRKQKGDDDEEEKEIAERLKKLSVQASDEEPDEAPAPKGGKKQGSNVFAALGEDQSDEEEEEQISNKESSKKQEADEKKQNKGKRNGKGKQKVPEEKAQSEEDIPKEKSKGKKPVPKATSVDSDAEEEKKPEKGSKKSKPSQNRFGALDIEEDRVSGESNEGSGDEEGETEEKTAAEDPFANLSKKEKKKKKKMLEYEKQVATMKKATAAENDFSVSQAELSSRQAMLENASDIKLEKFSISAHGKELFVNADLYVVAGRRYGLVGPNGKGKTTLLKHIANKALNIPPNIDVLLCEQEVIADETPAVQAVLKADKKRLKLLEEEKRLQARLEKGDDNAAERLEKVYEELRASGAASAEAKARRILAGLSFTPEMQDRETRRFSGGWRMRVSLARALFMEPTLLMLDEPTNHLDLNAVIWLNNYLQGWKKTLLIVSHDQGFLDDVCTDIMHLDSQKLYYYRGNYMTFKKMYQQKQKEMQKQYDKQEKKLKDLKAGGKSAKQAEKQTKEVLTRKQQKCQKKNPDKEDHEPAELLKRPKEYTVKFTFPNPPPLSPPILGLHGVDFGYSGQKPLFRNLEFGIDMDSRVCIVGPNGVGKSTLLLLLTGKLTPTKGEMRKNHRLKIGFFNQQYADQLTMEETATEYLQRNFNLPYQDARKCLGRFGLESHAHTIQICKLSGGQKARVVFAELCCREPDVLILDEPTNNLDIESIDALAEAVNEYKGAVITVSHDARLITETNCHLWVVEDRTVNQIDGDFDDYKREVLESLGEVMVNKPREKE; via the exons AAAAAGTGgtgaagaaaggaaaaaaggacaagaaaggaaaaaaatcg TTTTTTGAGGAGCTGTCTGCTGATAACAAGCAGGCTCAGGAAGAGGAGGCTGCAAAGGAACTAGAAAAAGAGAAGGAGCTGCAACAGCAACAG CAAAAAAAgcgagagaaaaagaaaaaagatcggCGCAAGCAAAAAggagatgatgatgaagaagaaaaagagattGCAGAGAGGCTGAAAAAGCTATCCGTTCAAGCGAGTGATGAAGAACCAG aTGAGGCGCCTGCTCCCAAAGGTGGGAAGAAGCAG GGAAGTAATGTCTTTGCAGCTCTAGGAGAGGATCAAAGTGATGAAGAAGAGGAAGAGCAGATATCCAACAAAGAGAGTAGCAAGAAACAAGAG GCGgatgagaaaaaacaaaataaagggaAAAGAAATGGGAAAGGCAAACAAAAG gTTCCTGAAGAAAAAGCACAAAGTGAGGAGGATATTCCTAAGGAGAAATCAAAGGGCAAA aaacctGTCCCCAAGGCTACTTCTGTTGATTCTGATGCAGAAGAGGAGAAAAAACCCGAGAAGGGCAGTAAGAAATCAAAACCAAGCCAG AATCGGTTTGGGGCCTTAGACATAGAAGAAGATCGTGTCAGTGGAGAATCAAATGAAGGG TCAGGTGATGAAGAGGGTGAGACGGAAGAAAAGACAGCTGCTGAAGATCCTTTTGCCAATCTaagcaaaaaggagaaaaagaagaaaaagaaaatg CTGGAATATGAGAAACAGGTGGCTACTATGAAGAAGGCAACTGCTGCAGAAAACGACTTCTCTGTGTCGCAGGCAGAACTGTCATCACGACAAGCCATGCTGGAAAATGCATCCGATATAAAG CTGGAAAAATTCAGCATCTCTGCCCATGGGAAGGAGCTGTTTGTTAATGCAGACTTATATGTGGTAGCAGGCCGGCGCTATGGATTGGTTGGGCCTAATGG gAAAGGCAAAACAACTCTCCTAAAACACATAGCAAACAAGGCTTTGAACATACCCCCAAACATAGATGTCTTACTGTGTGAGCaag AGGTTATTGCTGATGAAACACCTGCAGTTCAGGCTGTGCTTAAAGCCGATAAAAAGCGACTGAAGCTGCTAGAGGAGGAGAAACGCCTGCAAGCCCGACTGGAGAAGGGGGATGACAATGCTGCCGAAAGATTagaaaag GTGTATGAAGAATTACGAGCTTCAGGAGCTGCATCTGCAGAGGCCAAGGCTCGCAGGATTCTTGCTGGTCTCAGCTTCACACCAGAAATGCAGGATAGGGAAACTCGGCGATTTAGTGGAGGTTGGAGAATGAGAGTCTCTTTGGCCAG AGCTCTTTTCATGGAGCCAACTCTACTGATGCTGGATGAACCTACCAATCACTTGGATCTCAATGCTGTTATCTGGCTTAACAA TTACCTCCAGGGCTGGAAGAAAACCCTTCTAATTGTGTCCCACGACCAGGGATTTTTAGATGATGTCTGTACAGATATAATGCACCTGGATTcacaaaaattgtattattatcgAGGGAATTACA TGACATTTAAGAAAATGTACCAGCAGAAACAGAAGGAAATGCAGAAACAGTATGATAAGcaagagaaaaaactcaaagacCTAAAAGCAGGAGGGAAGTCGGCTAAACAAGCG GAGAAACAGACAAAAGAGGTACTAACTCGGAAGCAGcagaagtgtcagaagaaaaaccCTGACAAGGAAGACCATGAGCCTGCTGAATTACTGAAGAGGCCCAAGGAATATACCGTGAAGTTCACGTTTCCAAACCCACCTCCACTCAGCCCTCCAATCTTGGGTCTGCATG GTGTGGATTTTGGTTATTCAGGGCAAAAGCCGCTGTTCAGAAACTTGGAGTTTGGGATAGACATGGACTCTAGAG TGTGTATTGTGGGTCCCAATGGAGTAGGGAAAAGTACTCTGCTCTTGCTGCTGACTGGTAAACTTACCCCT ACCAAAGGAGAAATGAGAAAAAATCACAGACTG AAAATTGGATTCTTTAACCAGCAGTATGCAGATCAGCTAACCATGGAGGAGACGGCTACAGAATATCTACAACGCAATTTCAATCTTCCATATCAAGATGCACGCAAATGTCTGGGAAGGTTTGGTCTAGAAAGCCATGCACACACCATCCAGATCTGCAAGCTGTCAG GTGGGCAGAAAGCTAGAGTGGTTTTTGCTGAACTGTGTTGCAGAGAACCTGATGTATTAATTTTA GATGAACCCACGAATAACCTAGATATTGAATCAATAGATGCTCTTGCCGAAGCAGTGAATGAATATAAAGGAG CGGTTATCACGGTGAGCCACGATGCCCGGCTTATTACGGAGACAAACTGTCACTTGTGGGTGGTAGAGGACAGGACAGTGAATCAAATAGATGGTGATTTTGATGACTATAAGAGAGAAGTCTTGGAGAGTCTGGGAGAAGTGATGGTGAACAAACCACGGGAGAAGGAGTAA
- the abcf1.L gene encoding ATP-binding cassette sub-family F member 1 isoform X1: MPRGGKHEVEDEEVEEKGKESEKVVKKGKKDKKGKKSFFEELSADNKQAQEEEAAKELEKEKELQQQQQKKREKKKKDRRKQKGDDDEEEKEIAERLKKLSVQASDEEPDEAPAPKGGKKQGSNVFAALGEDQSDEEEEEQISNKESSKKQEADEKKQNKGKRNGKGKQKVPEEKAQSEEDIPKEKSKGKKPVPKAAPVDSDAEDEKKPEKNSKKSKPSQKPVPKATSVDSDAEEEKKPEKGSKKSKPSQNRFGALDIEEDRVSGESNEGSGDEEGETEEKTAAEDPFANLSKKEKKKKKKMLEYEKQVATMKKATAAENDFSVSQAELSSRQAMLENASDIKLEKFSISAHGKELFVNADLYVVAGRRYGLVGPNGKGKTTLLKHIANKALNIPPNIDVLLCEQEVIADETPAVQAVLKADKKRLKLLEEEKRLQARLEKGDDNAAERLEKVYEELRASGAASAEAKARRILAGLSFTPEMQDRETRRFSGGWRMRVSLARALFMEPTLLMLDEPTNHLDLNAVIWLNNYLQGWKKTLLIVSHDQGFLDDVCTDIMHLDSQKLYYYRGNYMTFKKMYQQKQKEMQKQYDKQEKKLKDLKAGGKSAKQAEKQTKEVLTRKQQKCQKKNPDKEDHEPAELLKRPKEYTVKFTFPNPPPLSPPILGLHGVDFGYSGQKPLFRNLEFGIDMDSRVCIVGPNGVGKSTLLLLLTGKLTPTKGEMRKNHRLKIGFFNQQYADQLTMEETATEYLQRNFNLPYQDARKCLGRFGLESHAHTIQICKLSGGQKARVVFAELCCREPDVLILDEPTNNLDIESIDALAEAVNEYKGAVITVSHDARLITETNCHLWVVEDRTVNQIDGDFDDYKREVLESLGEVMVNKPREKE; encoded by the exons AAAAAGTGgtgaagaaaggaaaaaaggacaagaaaggaaaaaaatcg TTTTTTGAGGAGCTGTCTGCTGATAACAAGCAGGCTCAGGAAGAGGAGGCTGCAAAGGAACTAGAAAAAGAGAAGGAGCTGCAACAGCAACAG CAAAAAAAgcgagagaaaaagaaaaaagatcggCGCAAGCAAAAAggagatgatgatgaagaagaaaaagagattGCAGAGAGGCTGAAAAAGCTATCCGTTCAAGCGAGTGATGAAGAACCAG aTGAGGCGCCTGCTCCCAAAGGTGGGAAGAAGCAG GGAAGTAATGTCTTTGCAGCTCTAGGAGAGGATCAAAGTGATGAAGAAGAGGAAGAGCAGATATCCAACAAAGAGAGTAGCAAGAAACAAGAG GCGgatgagaaaaaacaaaataaagggaAAAGAAATGGGAAAGGCAAACAAAAG gTTCCTGAAGAAAAAGCACAAAGTGAGGAGGATATTCCTAAGGAGAAATCAAAGGGCAAA aAACCCGTCCCCAAGGCTGCTCCTGTTGATTCTGATGCAGAAGATGAGAAAAAACCCGAGAAGAACAGTAAGAAATCAAAACCAAGCCAG aaacctGTCCCCAAGGCTACTTCTGTTGATTCTGATGCAGAAGAGGAGAAAAAACCCGAGAAGGGCAGTAAGAAATCAAAACCAAGCCAG AATCGGTTTGGGGCCTTAGACATAGAAGAAGATCGTGTCAGTGGAGAATCAAATGAAGGG TCAGGTGATGAAGAGGGTGAGACGGAAGAAAAGACAGCTGCTGAAGATCCTTTTGCCAATCTaagcaaaaaggagaaaaagaagaaaaagaaaatg CTGGAATATGAGAAACAGGTGGCTACTATGAAGAAGGCAACTGCTGCAGAAAACGACTTCTCTGTGTCGCAGGCAGAACTGTCATCACGACAAGCCATGCTGGAAAATGCATCCGATATAAAG CTGGAAAAATTCAGCATCTCTGCCCATGGGAAGGAGCTGTTTGTTAATGCAGACTTATATGTGGTAGCAGGCCGGCGCTATGGATTGGTTGGGCCTAATGG gAAAGGCAAAACAACTCTCCTAAAACACATAGCAAACAAGGCTTTGAACATACCCCCAAACATAGATGTCTTACTGTGTGAGCaag AGGTTATTGCTGATGAAACACCTGCAGTTCAGGCTGTGCTTAAAGCCGATAAAAAGCGACTGAAGCTGCTAGAGGAGGAGAAACGCCTGCAAGCCCGACTGGAGAAGGGGGATGACAATGCTGCCGAAAGATTagaaaag GTGTATGAAGAATTACGAGCTTCAGGAGCTGCATCTGCAGAGGCCAAGGCTCGCAGGATTCTTGCTGGTCTCAGCTTCACACCAGAAATGCAGGATAGGGAAACTCGGCGATTTAGTGGAGGTTGGAGAATGAGAGTCTCTTTGGCCAG AGCTCTTTTCATGGAGCCAACTCTACTGATGCTGGATGAACCTACCAATCACTTGGATCTCAATGCTGTTATCTGGCTTAACAA TTACCTCCAGGGCTGGAAGAAAACCCTTCTAATTGTGTCCCACGACCAGGGATTTTTAGATGATGTCTGTACAGATATAATGCACCTGGATTcacaaaaattgtattattatcgAGGGAATTACA TGACATTTAAGAAAATGTACCAGCAGAAACAGAAGGAAATGCAGAAACAGTATGATAAGcaagagaaaaaactcaaagacCTAAAAGCAGGAGGGAAGTCGGCTAAACAAGCG GAGAAACAGACAAAAGAGGTACTAACTCGGAAGCAGcagaagtgtcagaagaaaaaccCTGACAAGGAAGACCATGAGCCTGCTGAATTACTGAAGAGGCCCAAGGAATATACCGTGAAGTTCACGTTTCCAAACCCACCTCCACTCAGCCCTCCAATCTTGGGTCTGCATG GTGTGGATTTTGGTTATTCAGGGCAAAAGCCGCTGTTCAGAAACTTGGAGTTTGGGATAGACATGGACTCTAGAG TGTGTATTGTGGGTCCCAATGGAGTAGGGAAAAGTACTCTGCTCTTGCTGCTGACTGGTAAACTTACCCCT ACCAAAGGAGAAATGAGAAAAAATCACAGACTG AAAATTGGATTCTTTAACCAGCAGTATGCAGATCAGCTAACCATGGAGGAGACGGCTACAGAATATCTACAACGCAATTTCAATCTTCCATATCAAGATGCACGCAAATGTCTGGGAAGGTTTGGTCTAGAAAGCCATGCACACACCATCCAGATCTGCAAGCTGTCAG GTGGGCAGAAAGCTAGAGTGGTTTTTGCTGAACTGTGTTGCAGAGAACCTGATGTATTAATTTTA GATGAACCCACGAATAACCTAGATATTGAATCAATAGATGCTCTTGCCGAAGCAGTGAATGAATATAAAGGAG CGGTTATCACGGTGAGCCACGATGCCCGGCTTATTACGGAGACAAACTGTCACTTGTGGGTGGTAGAGGACAGGACAGTGAATCAAATAGATGGTGATTTTGATGACTATAAGAGAGAAGTCTTGGAGAGTCTGGGAGAAGTGATGGTGAACAAACCACGGGAGAAGGAGTAA
- the abcf1.L gene encoding ATP-binding cassette sub-family F member 1 (The RefSeq protein has 2 substitutions compared to this genomic sequence): protein MPRGGKHEVEDEEVEEKGKESEKVVKKGKKDKKGKKSFFEELSADNKQAQEEEAAKELEKEKELQQQQQKKREKKKKDRRKQKGDDDEEEKEIAERLKKLSVQASDEEPDEAPAPKGGKKQGTNVFAALGEDQSDEEEEEQISNKESSKKQEADEKKQNKGKRNGKGKQKVINVPEEKAQSEEDIPKEKSKGKKPVPKAAPVDSDAEDEKKPEKNSKKSKPSQKPVPKASSVDSDAEEEKKPEKGSKKSKPSQNRFGALDIEEDRVSGESNEGSGDEEGETEEKTAAEDPFANLSKKEKKKKKKMLEYEKQVATMKKATAAENDFSVSQAELSSRQAMLENASDIKLEKFSISAHGKELFVNADLYVVAGRRYGLVGPNGKGKTTLLKHIANKALNIPPNIDVLLCEQEVIADETPAVQAVLKADKKRLKLLEEEKRLQARLEKGDDNAAERLEKVYEELRASGAASAEAKARRILAGLSFTPEMQDRETRRFSGGWRMRVSLARALFMEPTLLMLDEPTNHLDLNAVIWLNNYLQGWKKTLLIVSHDQGFLDDVCTDIMHLDSQKLYYYRGNYMTFKKMYQQKQKEMQKQYDKQEKKLKDLKAGGKSAKQAEKQTKEVLTRKQQKCQKKNPDKEDHEPAELLKRPKEYTVKFTFPNPPPLSPPILGLHGVDFGYSGQKPLFRNLEFGIDMDSRVCIVGPNGVGKSTLLLLLTGKLTPTKGEMRKNHRLKIGFFNQQYADQLTMEETATEYLQRNFNLPYQDARKCLGRFGLESHAHTIQICKLSGGQKARVVFAELCCREPDVLILDEPTNNLDIESIDALAEAVNEYKGAVITVSHDARLITETNCHLWVVEDRTVNQIDGDFDDYKREVLESLGEVMVNKPREKE from the exons AAAAAGTGgtgaagaaaggaaaaaaggacaagaaaggaaaaaaatcg TTTTTTGAGGAGCTGTCTGCTGATAACAAGCAGGCTCAGGAAGAGGAGGCTGCAAAGGAACTAGAAAAAGAGAAGGAGCTGCAACAGCAACAG CAAAAAAAgcgagagaaaaagaaaaaagatcggCGCAAGCAAAAAggagatgatgatgaagaagaaaaagagattGCAGAGAGGCTGAAAAAGCTATCCGTTCAAGCGAGTGATGAAGAACCAG aTGAGGCGCCTGCTCCCAAAGGTGGGAAGAAGCAG GGAAGTAATGTCTTTGCAGCTCTAGGAGAGGATCAAAGTGATGAAGAAGAGGAAGAGCAGATATCCAACAAAGAGAGTAGCAAGAAACAAGAG GCGgatgagaaaaaacaaaataaagggaAAAGAAATGGGAAAGGCAAACAAAAGGTAATTAAT gTTCCTGAAGAAAAAGCACAAAGTGAGGAGGATATTCCTAAGGAGAAATCAAAGGGCAAA aAACCCGTCCCCAAGGCTGCTCCTGTTGATTCTGATGCAGAAGATGAGAAAAAACCCGAGAAGAACAGTAAGAAATCAAAACCAAGCCAG aaacctGTCCCCAAGGCTACTTCTGTTGATTCTGATGCAGAAGAGGAGAAAAAACCCGAGAAGGGCAGTAAGAAATCAAAACCAAGCCAG AATCGGTTTGGGGCCTTAGACATAGAAGAAGATCGTGTCAGTGGAGAATCAAATGAAGGG TCAGGTGATGAAGAGGGTGAGACGGAAGAAAAGACAGCTGCTGAAGATCCTTTTGCCAATCTaagcaaaaaggagaaaaagaagaaaaagaaaatg CTGGAATATGAGAAACAGGTGGCTACTATGAAGAAGGCAACTGCTGCAGAAAACGACTTCTCTGTGTCGCAGGCAGAACTGTCATCACGACAAGCCATGCTGGAAAATGCATCCGATATAAAG CTGGAAAAATTCAGCATCTCTGCCCATGGGAAGGAGCTGTTTGTTAATGCAGACTTATATGTGGTAGCAGGCCGGCGCTATGGATTGGTTGGGCCTAATGG gAAAGGCAAAACAACTCTCCTAAAACACATAGCAAACAAGGCTTTGAACATACCCCCAAACATAGATGTCTTACTGTGTGAGCaag AGGTTATTGCTGATGAAACACCTGCAGTTCAGGCTGTGCTTAAAGCCGATAAAAAGCGACTGAAGCTGCTAGAGGAGGAGAAACGCCTGCAAGCCCGACTGGAGAAGGGGGATGACAATGCTGCCGAAAGATTagaaaag GTGTATGAAGAATTACGAGCTTCAGGAGCTGCATCTGCAGAGGCCAAGGCTCGCAGGATTCTTGCTGGTCTCAGCTTCACACCAGAAATGCAGGATAGGGAAACTCGGCGATTTAGTGGAGGTTGGAGAATGAGAGTCTCTTTGGCCAG AGCTCTTTTCATGGAGCCAACTCTACTGATGCTGGATGAACCTACCAATCACTTGGATCTCAATGCTGTTATCTGGCTTAACAA TTACCTCCAGGGCTGGAAGAAAACCCTTCTAATTGTGTCCCACGACCAGGGATTTTTAGATGATGTCTGTACAGATATAATGCACCTGGATTcacaaaaattgtattattatcgAGGGAATTACA TGACATTTAAGAAAATGTACCAGCAGAAACAGAAGGAAATGCAGAAACAGTATGATAAGcaagagaaaaaactcaaagacCTAAAAGCAGGAGGGAAGTCGGCTAAACAAGCG GAGAAACAGACAAAAGAGGTACTAACTCGGAAGCAGcagaagtgtcagaagaaaaaccCTGACAAGGAAGACCATGAGCCTGCTGAATTACTGAAGAGGCCCAAGGAATATACCGTGAAGTTCACGTTTCCAAACCCACCTCCACTCAGCCCTCCAATCTTGGGTCTGCATG GTGTGGATTTTGGTTATTCAGGGCAAAAGCCGCTGTTCAGAAACTTGGAGTTTGGGATAGACATGGACTCTAGAG TGTGTATTGTGGGTCCCAATGGAGTAGGGAAAAGTACTCTGCTCTTGCTGCTGACTGGTAAACTTACCCCT ACCAAAGGAGAAATGAGAAAAAATCACAGACTG AAAATTGGATTCTTTAACCAGCAGTATGCAGATCAGCTAACCATGGAGGAGACGGCTACAGAATATCTACAACGCAATTTCAATCTTCCATATCAAGATGCACGCAAATGTCTGGGAAGGTTTGGTCTAGAAAGCCATGCACACACCATCCAGATCTGCAAGCTGTCAG GTGGGCAGAAAGCTAGAGTGGTTTTTGCTGAACTGTGTTGCAGAGAACCTGATGTATTAATTTTA GATGAACCCACGAATAACCTAGATATTGAATCAATAGATGCTCTTGCCGAAGCAGTGAATGAATATAAAGGAG CGGTTATCACGGTGAGCCACGATGCCCGGCTTATTACGGAGACAAACTGTCACTTGTGGGTGGTAGAGGACAGGACAGTGAATCAAATAGATGGTGATTTTGATGACTATAAGAGAGAAGTCTTGGAGAGTCTGGGAGAAGTGATGGTGAACAAACCACGGGAGAAGGAGTAA
- the abcf1.L gene encoding ATP-binding cassette sub-family F member 1 isoform X2 → MPRGGKHEVEDEEVEEKGKESEKVVKKGKKDKKGKKSFFEELSADNKQAQEEEAAKELEKEKELQQQQQKKREKKKKDRRKQKGDDDEEEKEIAERLKKLSVQASDEEPDEAPAPKGGKKQGSNVFAALGEDQSDEEEEEQISNKESSKKQEADEKKQNKGKRNGKGKQKVINVPEEKAQSEEDIPKEKSKGKKPVPKATSVDSDAEEEKKPEKGSKKSKPSQNRFGALDIEEDRVSGESNEGSGDEEGETEEKTAAEDPFANLSKKEKKKKKKMLEYEKQVATMKKATAAENDFSVSQAELSSRQAMLENASDIKLEKFSISAHGKELFVNADLYVVAGRRYGLVGPNGKGKTTLLKHIANKALNIPPNIDVLLCEQEVIADETPAVQAVLKADKKRLKLLEEEKRLQARLEKGDDNAAERLEKVYEELRASGAASAEAKARRILAGLSFTPEMQDRETRRFSGGWRMRVSLARALFMEPTLLMLDEPTNHLDLNAVIWLNNYLQGWKKTLLIVSHDQGFLDDVCTDIMHLDSQKLYYYRGNYMTFKKMYQQKQKEMQKQYDKQEKKLKDLKAGGKSAKQAEKQTKEVLTRKQQKCQKKNPDKEDHEPAELLKRPKEYTVKFTFPNPPPLSPPILGLHGVDFGYSGQKPLFRNLEFGIDMDSRVCIVGPNGVGKSTLLLLLTGKLTPTKGEMRKNHRLKIGFFNQQYADQLTMEETATEYLQRNFNLPYQDARKCLGRFGLESHAHTIQICKLSGGQKARVVFAELCCREPDVLILDEPTNNLDIESIDALAEAVNEYKGAVITVSHDARLITETNCHLWVVEDRTVNQIDGDFDDYKREVLESLGEVMVNKPREKE, encoded by the exons AAAAAGTGgtgaagaaaggaaaaaaggacaagaaaggaaaaaaatcg TTTTTTGAGGAGCTGTCTGCTGATAACAAGCAGGCTCAGGAAGAGGAGGCTGCAAAGGAACTAGAAAAAGAGAAGGAGCTGCAACAGCAACAG CAAAAAAAgcgagagaaaaagaaaaaagatcggCGCAAGCAAAAAggagatgatgatgaagaagaaaaagagattGCAGAGAGGCTGAAAAAGCTATCCGTTCAAGCGAGTGATGAAGAACCAG aTGAGGCGCCTGCTCCCAAAGGTGGGAAGAAGCAG GGAAGTAATGTCTTTGCAGCTCTAGGAGAGGATCAAAGTGATGAAGAAGAGGAAGAGCAGATATCCAACAAAGAGAGTAGCAAGAAACAAGAG GCGgatgagaaaaaacaaaataaagggaAAAGAAATGGGAAAGGCAAACAAAAGGTAATTAAT gTTCCTGAAGAAAAAGCACAAAGTGAGGAGGATATTCCTAAGGAGAAATCAAAGGGCAAA aaacctGTCCCCAAGGCTACTTCTGTTGATTCTGATGCAGAAGAGGAGAAAAAACCCGAGAAGGGCAGTAAGAAATCAAAACCAAGCCAG AATCGGTTTGGGGCCTTAGACATAGAAGAAGATCGTGTCAGTGGAGAATCAAATGAAGGG TCAGGTGATGAAGAGGGTGAGACGGAAGAAAAGACAGCTGCTGAAGATCCTTTTGCCAATCTaagcaaaaaggagaaaaagaagaaaaagaaaatg CTGGAATATGAGAAACAGGTGGCTACTATGAAGAAGGCAACTGCTGCAGAAAACGACTTCTCTGTGTCGCAGGCAGAACTGTCATCACGACAAGCCATGCTGGAAAATGCATCCGATATAAAG CTGGAAAAATTCAGCATCTCTGCCCATGGGAAGGAGCTGTTTGTTAATGCAGACTTATATGTGGTAGCAGGCCGGCGCTATGGATTGGTTGGGCCTAATGG gAAAGGCAAAACAACTCTCCTAAAACACATAGCAAACAAGGCTTTGAACATACCCCCAAACATAGATGTCTTACTGTGTGAGCaag AGGTTATTGCTGATGAAACACCTGCAGTTCAGGCTGTGCTTAAAGCCGATAAAAAGCGACTGAAGCTGCTAGAGGAGGAGAAACGCCTGCAAGCCCGACTGGAGAAGGGGGATGACAATGCTGCCGAAAGATTagaaaag GTGTATGAAGAATTACGAGCTTCAGGAGCTGCATCTGCAGAGGCCAAGGCTCGCAGGATTCTTGCTGGTCTCAGCTTCACACCAGAAATGCAGGATAGGGAAACTCGGCGATTTAGTGGAGGTTGGAGAATGAGAGTCTCTTTGGCCAG AGCTCTTTTCATGGAGCCAACTCTACTGATGCTGGATGAACCTACCAATCACTTGGATCTCAATGCTGTTATCTGGCTTAACAA TTACCTCCAGGGCTGGAAGAAAACCCTTCTAATTGTGTCCCACGACCAGGGATTTTTAGATGATGTCTGTACAGATATAATGCACCTGGATTcacaaaaattgtattattatcgAGGGAATTACA TGACATTTAAGAAAATGTACCAGCAGAAACAGAAGGAAATGCAGAAACAGTATGATAAGcaagagaaaaaactcaaagacCTAAAAGCAGGAGGGAAGTCGGCTAAACAAGCG GAGAAACAGACAAAAGAGGTACTAACTCGGAAGCAGcagaagtgtcagaagaaaaaccCTGACAAGGAAGACCATGAGCCTGCTGAATTACTGAAGAGGCCCAAGGAATATACCGTGAAGTTCACGTTTCCAAACCCACCTCCACTCAGCCCTCCAATCTTGGGTCTGCATG GTGTGGATTTTGGTTATTCAGGGCAAAAGCCGCTGTTCAGAAACTTGGAGTTTGGGATAGACATGGACTCTAGAG TGTGTATTGTGGGTCCCAATGGAGTAGGGAAAAGTACTCTGCTCTTGCTGCTGACTGGTAAACTTACCCCT ACCAAAGGAGAAATGAGAAAAAATCACAGACTG AAAATTGGATTCTTTAACCAGCAGTATGCAGATCAGCTAACCATGGAGGAGACGGCTACAGAATATCTACAACGCAATTTCAATCTTCCATATCAAGATGCACGCAAATGTCTGGGAAGGTTTGGTCTAGAAAGCCATGCACACACCATCCAGATCTGCAAGCTGTCAG GTGGGCAGAAAGCTAGAGTGGTTTTTGCTGAACTGTGTTGCAGAGAACCTGATGTATTAATTTTA GATGAACCCACGAATAACCTAGATATTGAATCAATAGATGCTCTTGCCGAAGCAGTGAATGAATATAAAGGAG CGGTTATCACGGTGAGCCACGATGCCCGGCTTATTACGGAGACAAACTGTCACTTGTGGGTGGTAGAGGACAGGACAGTGAATCAAATAGATGGTGATTTTGATGACTATAAGAGAGAAGTCTTGGAGAGTCTGGGAGAAGTGATGGTGAACAAACCACGGGAGAAGGAGTAA